The proteins below come from a single Herpetosiphonaceae bacterium genomic window:
- a CDS encoding M50 family metallopeptidase: MLNWLWILTVIPALGFLIFVHELGHFLTALRLGIKVEEFGFGYPPRIMTLFHWRGVPVTLNWLPLGGFVRMAGEEGNFDVEGSLASAPPWKKIPVMAAGSLMNIITAILIFALIMGVAGQPDPVGAVTISSVATNSPAAQANLQPGDVILAIDGQKIDSIGTLHELLEPRLGKQVTLDIQRTAPQDGTTTFNVTLTPRTRDQIGPDEGPVGIALDIPNDSVTGVRYSDPLNPIAALMYGVRNTFSLFFQMLAGIGLLLGSLLGLVSTEIQGSVAGPVGIARMTGEVARTGGLISYLNLTAIISVNLALINLLPFPALDGSRIVFALIEWIRRGKRVPPEKEAMVHALGMIALLGLMLLITLSDVRNIWIGRSPFGG; encoded by the coding sequence ATGCTTAATTGGTTGTGGATCCTCACAGTTATTCCCGCCCTCGGCTTCTTGATCTTCGTGCATGAGCTTGGTCACTTTCTGACGGCTCTGCGGCTGGGGATCAAAGTCGAAGAGTTTGGCTTTGGCTACCCGCCAAGGATCATGACTCTGTTCCACTGGCGCGGCGTGCCAGTCACCCTTAACTGGCTGCCACTCGGCGGATTTGTGAGGATGGCTGGCGAAGAAGGCAACTTCGATGTCGAAGGCTCGCTCGCGTCAGCGCCGCCCTGGAAAAAGATCCCGGTGATGGCCGCTGGCTCGCTCATGAATATTATCACTGCGATCTTGATCTTTGCGCTGATTATGGGCGTCGCGGGGCAGCCCGATCCGGTCGGCGCCGTGACGATCTCCAGCGTCGCGACGAACTCACCCGCCGCGCAGGCCAACTTGCAGCCGGGTGATGTCATTCTGGCGATCGACGGCCAGAAGATCGACTCGATCGGCACGCTGCACGAGCTGCTCGAGCCGCGCCTGGGCAAGCAGGTGACGCTCGACATTCAGCGCACCGCGCCGCAAGATGGCACAACCACGTTTAATGTGACATTGACGCCACGCACCCGCGATCAGATCGGGCCGGACGAAGGGCCGGTCGGCATCGCGCTGGATATACCCAACGACTCGGTTACAGGCGTACGCTACAGCGATCCGCTCAACCCGATCGCCGCGCTGATGTACGGCGTGCGCAATACCTTCTCGCTCTTCTTCCAGATGCTCGCCGGGATTGGCCTGCTGCTCGGCTCGCTGCTTGGCCTGGTGAGCACCGAGATTCAGGGCAGCGTGGCAGGGCCGGTCGGGATTGCGCGTATGACGGGCGAGGTCGCGCGGACCGGCGGCCTGATCAGCTACCTCAACCTGACGGCGATCATCAGCGTGAACCTGGCGCTGATCAACCTGCTGCCCTTCCCGGCGCTCGACGGCAGCCGCATTGTGTTTGCGCTGATCGAGTGGATTCGACGCGGCAAGCGCGTGCCGCCGGAGAAGGAGGCGATGGTTCACGCGCTGGGGATGATCGCGCTGCTGGGCCTGATGCTGCTGATCACCCTCTCCGACGTGCGCAACATCTGGATCGGGCGAAGTCCGTTTGGTGGCTAG